The proteins below come from a single Miscanthus floridulus cultivar M001 chromosome 1, ASM1932011v1, whole genome shotgun sequence genomic window:
- the LOC136542900 gene encoding uncharacterized protein, with protein sequence MGNKGPVPTQELTIDDIKIDDEAPSKAAPPSTSVVNNTKSKTDVEREQLFEGSSDVHTPRKKSTQEILTKYKFKGDAAAAAAHAKQKLVERQEKLARITEQSAELESEAANFATLAQQIRKNTETWWWKR encoded by the exons ATGGGAAATAAGGGACCAGTGCCAACACAAGAATTGACGATTG ATGACATCAAGATCGACGACGAAGCACCGTCAAAGGCAGCACCACCGTCCACGTCTGTTGTGAACAATACTAAGAGCAAGACAG ACGTGGAGCGAGAGCAGCTGTTTGAAGGATCAAGCGATGTTCACACGCCACGGAAGAAAAGCACCCAAGAGATCCTCACCAAATACAAATTCAAAGGG gacgccgcggccgccgcggctCACGCGAAACAAAAGCTCGTGGAGCGGCAGGAGAAACTTGCG AGAATAACCGAGCAGTCCGCGGAGCTCGAGAGCGAAGCCGCGAACTTCGCCACCCTCGCGCAGCAGATCAGGAAAAACACGGAGACCTGGTGGTGGAAGCGATGA